One genomic segment of Pseudonocardia sp. T1-2H includes these proteins:
- a CDS encoding pyridoxal phosphate-dependent decarboxylase family protein, producing MPDLDPDEFRRLGHQLVDWVAEHRASLASLPVRPEVTPGAIRAQLPASLPDKPADDVGAALTALLDDVVVPGSLHWQHPGFFGYFPANASLLSLLGDLASGGLGGQGMLWSTAPAGTEVEQVLMDAFAEALGLGPEFTFDGGGGGSLQDSASSGALVALLAALHRSSPDWRESGVDGRERVYVTAETHSSLAKAVRVAGLGAQALRIVPFAPGTFAMSPEALAGMLADDVAAGLRPVLVCPTVGTTGTGAVDPVRAVALAAREHGMWVHVDAAWAGVAALCPEFRYVLDGVELVDSFCTDAHKWLCTAFDASFLWVRDGRALPDALSITPEYLRNAATESGAVVDYRDWQVPLGRRFRALKLWAVVQGTGLDGLREHIRGHVALASELAERVRAAPRFALAVEPSLALVCLYVLGPDGEPDDEATRATLERVNAGGRSFLTHTSIEGRYAIRVAIGSLTTTASDVDTLWRSLTSP from the coding sequence GTGCCTGATCTCGACCCCGACGAGTTCCGCCGGCTCGGCCACCAGCTCGTCGACTGGGTGGCGGAGCATCGCGCCTCGCTCGCCTCGCTGCCCGTCCGCCCCGAGGTGACGCCCGGGGCGATCCGCGCGCAGCTTCCGGCGTCGTTGCCCGACAAGCCCGCGGACGACGTGGGTGCCGCGCTGACCGCGCTCCTCGACGACGTGGTCGTCCCCGGCTCCCTGCACTGGCAGCACCCGGGCTTCTTCGGCTACTTCCCCGCGAACGCGTCGCTGCTCTCGCTGCTCGGTGACCTCGCCTCCGGCGGGCTCGGCGGGCAGGGCATGCTCTGGTCCACCGCGCCCGCCGGGACGGAGGTCGAGCAGGTCCTGATGGACGCGTTCGCCGAGGCGCTCGGCCTCGGGCCGGAGTTCACTTTCGACGGCGGGGGCGGCGGCTCGCTACAGGACTCCGCCTCGTCCGGGGCGCTCGTCGCGCTCCTGGCGGCGCTGCACCGCTCCTCGCCGGACTGGCGGGAGTCCGGGGTGGATGGCCGCGAGCGGGTCTACGTCACCGCCGAGACGCACTCGTCGCTGGCGAAGGCGGTGCGGGTCGCCGGGCTCGGCGCGCAGGCGCTGCGGATCGTCCCCTTCGCCCCCGGCACCTTCGCCATGTCGCCCGAGGCGCTGGCCGGGATGCTCGCCGACGACGTCGCCGCCGGCCTGCGGCCCGTGCTCGTCTGCCCGACGGTCGGGACGACGGGAACCGGCGCCGTCGACCCCGTCCGGGCCGTCGCCCTCGCGGCCCGCGAGCACGGGATGTGGGTGCACGTCGACGCGGCGTGGGCCGGGGTCGCGGCGCTCTGCCCGGAGTTCCGGTACGTGCTCGACGGCGTCGAGCTCGTCGACTCGTTCTGCACGGACGCGCACAAATGGCTCTGCACGGCGTTCGACGCGTCGTTCCTCTGGGTGCGGGACGGCCGGGCGCTGCCGGACGCGCTGTCGATCACGCCCGAGTACCTGCGGAACGCGGCGACGGAGTCCGGCGCGGTCGTCGACTACCGGGACTGGCAGGTCCCGCTCGGCCGGCGTTTCCGGGCGCTGAAGCTGTGGGCCGTCGTGCAGGGCACCGGGCTCGACGGGCTGCGCGAGCACATCCGCGGCCACGTCGCCTTGGCGTCCGAGCTCGCCGAGAGGGTCCGGGCCGCGCCGCGGTTCGCCCTGGCCGTCGAGCCGTCGCTGGCACTGGTGTGCCTGTACGTCCTCGGCCCCGACGGCGAGCCCGACGACGAGGCCACTCGCGCGACCCTGGAACGCGTCAACGCCGGCGGGAGGTCGTTCCTCACCCACACGAGCATCGAAGGCCGCTACGCGATCCGGGTCGCGATCGGCTCGCTCACCACCACCGCGTCGGACGTCGACACCCTCTGGCGTTCCCTCACCTCCCCCTGA
- a CDS encoding cysteine hydrolase family protein, with protein MSDPTTLRTISGLPDAPPSLGDATLVMIDCQNTYTRGVMELDGVQAALDQAEELLDRARSAGIPVIHVQHDGGAGSPYDVRDEIGAIVDRVAPRGDEPTVVKNYPNSFVSTELDTLLRTNPGRPLLLAGFMTHMCVNSTARGAFSLGYAPTVVAGATATRTLPGPGGADVPAPALQVASLAAIADLFGVVVPDAAAVPD; from the coding sequence ATGAGCGACCCCACCACCCTGCGGACGATCAGCGGCCTCCCGGACGCCCCGCCGTCGCTCGGGGACGCGACCCTGGTCATGATCGACTGTCAGAACACCTACACCCGCGGCGTCATGGAGCTCGACGGCGTCCAGGCCGCGCTGGACCAGGCCGAGGAGCTGCTCGACCGGGCGCGGAGCGCAGGCATCCCGGTCATCCACGTCCAGCACGACGGCGGCGCGGGCTCGCCCTACGACGTCCGGGACGAGATCGGCGCGATCGTGGACCGGGTCGCACCCCGCGGCGACGAGCCGACTGTCGTCAAGAACTACCCGAACTCGTTCGTCTCGACCGAGCTCGACACACTGTTGAGGACGAACCCGGGCCGTCCGCTGCTGCTCGCGGGCTTCATGACCCACATGTGCGTGAACTCCACGGCCCGCGGTGCGTTCAGCCTGGGCTACGCGCCGACGGTCGTCGCCGGGGCCACGGCGACGCGCACCCTGCCCGGTCCCGGCGGCGCGGACGTCCCGGCCCCGGCCCTGCAGGTCGCGAGCCTCGCCGCGATCGCGGACCTCTTCGGCGTCGTCGTGCCGGACGCCGCCGCCGTTCCGGACTGA
- a CDS encoding methionyl-tRNA formyltransferase, which produces MRVVAFGYMTWGRRTIEAVLAAGHEIPLIVTHADSDNPYEKIFNESVAELARDREIPVLVRNRADDDEVRAAIRDADADVMVVSNWRTWLPPEVFSIPRLGTLNVHDALLPAYAGFAPLNWALINDEPEVGVTAHMMNAEFDAGDVVLQRSTAITDEDTVVDLFDRTLAMFGPITVDALELIAAGRTDWTPQDRRAASYFHRRTDEENRIDWTWPARDLFNLVRAQVDPYPNAYCYHGPERLRIVRARVTETPFGGTPGRIFIRQGNGVVIVAGADARKGRNKGLLIETVRTDDGRELGAQEYFTRMGGYLTSHPVTP; this is translated from the coding sequence ATGCGGGTCGTCGCGTTCGGATACATGACCTGGGGTCGTCGGACGATCGAGGCGGTGCTCGCCGCGGGTCACGAGATCCCGTTGATCGTGACACACGCGGACAGCGACAACCCGTACGAGAAGATCTTCAACGAGTCGGTCGCCGAGCTCGCCCGGGATCGCGAGATCCCCGTGCTGGTCCGCAACCGGGCCGACGACGACGAGGTGCGGGCCGCGATCCGGGATGCGGACGCGGACGTCATGGTCGTGTCCAACTGGCGGACCTGGCTCCCGCCGGAGGTCTTCTCGATCCCGCGGCTCGGCACGCTCAACGTGCACGACGCGCTGCTCCCGGCCTACGCCGGCTTCGCCCCGCTGAACTGGGCGCTGATCAACGACGAGCCCGAGGTCGGTGTCACCGCGCACATGATGAACGCGGAGTTCGACGCCGGGGACGTCGTCCTGCAGCGGTCCACCGCGATCACCGACGAGGACACGGTCGTCGACCTCTTCGACCGGACGCTCGCGATGTTCGGCCCGATCACGGTGGACGCGCTCGAGCTCATCGCCGCAGGCCGGACGGACTGGACGCCGCAGGACCGCCGCGCCGCCTCCTACTTTCACCGCCGCACGGACGAGGAGAACCGCATCGACTGGACCTGGCCGGCGCGCGACCTCTTCAACCTCGTCCGCGCCCAGGTCGACCCGTACCCGAACGCCTACTGCTACCACGGCCCCGAGCGCCTGCGGATCGTGCGCGCCCGCGTCACCGAGACCCCCTTCGGCGGCACCCCGGGCCGCATCTTCATCCGGCAGGGCAACGGCGTCGTGATCGTCGCGGGCGCGGACGCGCGCAAGGGCCGCAACAAGGGCCTGCTGATCGAGACCGTCCGCACCGACGACGGCCGCGAGCTCGGGGCCCAGGAGTACTTCACGAGGATGGGCGGCTACCTCACCTCCCACCCCGTCACCCCCTGA
- a CDS encoding ABC transporter ATP-binding protein — MTPQVITGRAVLLDSIRHHRRQLITAAVLLCGHQGGEALVPVLVGVVIDRAVGTGDAGSLLFWLAVLGLDFLVLSFSYRFGARRAWLADVRADQRMRHAVADRVLHPAGGAETGRLPGALTSIAVADAKRVGVLNFALPLGLAAFAALVVAAVSLLRISLPLGLLILLGTPPLLYAVHLLGKPLERRSGPEQERAAQASGVAADLVAGVRVLKGIGAEPAAVRRYTATSRDALAATLRATGAQAWYSGAVLAVNGLFLALVALVGGRLAAEGDITIGGLVSAVGLAQFLLGPLEIFGWVNGRFAQARASAARIAEVRSAAPAVSGGTAAPVADGPGNLRIRGLRTPGLAAGVDLDVAAGETVGLVVPDPAVAAALLQVLGREQDPQAGSVELDGVDLARMPPAAARAEVIVAAHDARLFAGTVLENVLAGRGAGPGDPAVDGAMRAAQADQVADALPDGRDTEIAEQGSSLSGGQRQRVALARALAAQARVLVLHDPTTAVDAVTEARIAAGLREVRAGRTTLVLTTSPALLAAADRVVVLDRDRRAEGSHAELLHTDAAYRELVLS, encoded by the coding sequence ATGACCCCGCAAGTGATCACCGGTCGGGCCGTGCTGCTCGACTCGATCCGGCACCACCGGCGGCAGCTGATCACCGCGGCGGTCCTGCTGTGCGGCCACCAGGGCGGCGAGGCGCTCGTCCCCGTCCTGGTCGGCGTCGTGATCGACCGCGCCGTCGGGACCGGCGACGCCGGGTCGCTGCTGTTCTGGCTCGCCGTGCTCGGCCTGGACTTCCTGGTGCTCTCGTTCTCCTACCGCTTCGGCGCCCGCCGTGCCTGGCTCGCCGACGTCCGCGCGGACCAGCGGATGCGCCATGCCGTCGCGGACCGGGTCCTGCACCCCGCGGGCGGCGCCGAGACGGGCCGCCTGCCCGGCGCCCTGACCAGCATCGCGGTCGCGGACGCGAAGCGGGTCGGCGTGCTGAACTTCGCGCTCCCGCTCGGCCTGGCCGCCTTCGCCGCCCTCGTCGTCGCGGCGGTCTCGCTGCTGCGGATCTCGCTCCCGCTCGGCCTGCTGATCCTGCTGGGCACGCCCCCTCTGCTCTACGCCGTGCACCTGCTCGGCAAGCCCCTGGAGCGGCGCAGCGGGCCGGAGCAGGAACGGGCGGCGCAGGCGTCCGGCGTGGCGGCGGACCTCGTGGCGGGCGTGCGGGTGCTCAAGGGCATCGGCGCCGAGCCCGCCGCCGTCCGCCGCTACACCGCCACCAGCCGCGACGCCCTGGCCGCGACGCTACGGGCCACCGGCGCGCAGGCCTGGTACTCGGGCGCCGTGCTGGCGGTCAACGGGCTGTTCCTCGCGCTCGTCGCCCTGGTCGGCGGCCGGCTCGCCGCCGAGGGCGACATCACGATCGGCGGCCTGGTCTCGGCCGTCGGGCTGGCCCAGTTCCTGCTCGGCCCGCTGGAGATCTTCGGCTGGGTCAACGGCCGGTTCGCCCAGGCCAGAGCCTCGGCGGCGCGGATCGCCGAGGTCCGCTCCGCGGCGCCGGCGGTGTCCGGCGGGACCGCGGCACCCGTCGCCGACGGCCCGGGGAACCTGCGGATCCGCGGCCTGCGCACCCCCGGCCTGGCCGCCGGCGTGGACCTCGACGTCGCCGCGGGCGAGACCGTGGGGCTGGTCGTCCCGGACCCGGCGGTCGCGGCCGCGCTGCTGCAGGTGCTGGGTCGCGAGCAGGACCCGCAGGCCGGTTCCGTGGAGCTCGACGGCGTCGACCTGGCCCGGATGCCGCCCGCCGCGGCCCGGGCCGAGGTGATCGTCGCGGCGCACGACGCGCGGCTGTTCGCGGGCACCGTGCTGGAGAACGTCCTGGCCGGCCGGGGCGCCGGCCCGGGCGACCCCGCGGTCGACGGGGCGATGCGCGCCGCCCAGGCGGACCAGGTCGCGGACGCCCTGCCGGACGGCCGGGACACCGAGATCGCCGAGCAGGGCAGCTCGCTGTCCGGGGGCCAGCGACAACGGGTGGCCCTCGCCCGGGCGCTCGCCGCGCAGGCGCGCGTCCTCGTGCTGCACGACCCGACGACGGCCGTCGACGCCGTCACCGAGGCCCGGATCGCCGCCGGCCTCCGCGAGGTCCGGGCGGGCCGGACCACCCTGGTCCTGACCACGAGTCCGGCGCTGCTCGCGGCGGCGGACCGCGTCGTCGTCCTCGACCGCGACCGCCGCGCGGAGGGCTCGCACGCCGAGCTCCTGCACACCGACGCCGCGTACCGGGAGCTGGTGCTGTCATGA
- a CDS encoding ABC transporter ATP-binding protein has product MSRDLLPVATGPRIRGALAGLLRPHRGRAAVAVLALVAGAATGLLTAPLLGRIVDIVATRQGASAVTAPVLLLVVVAVVQGLLAVLGVALVARVGEGMLAELRERFVARALGLPLDRIENAGAGDLTSRVTADVALVGEAVREAVPEFARAALVIALTLVGMAVLDWRFLLAALLAVPVQVLTARWYLRRSGPIYAEQRRVGGAQQQQLLDTVGGAATVRAFGLADAHAAKVRSRSEDVVRLALDVVRFQTRFFGRLNGAEFVGVAAVLAVGFWLVRNGSASIGTASAAALYFINLFGPINQVLFLLDTAQSATASLARIIGVADLPPQERPAAPARPVDAGVSTKGVGHSYVEGHPVLDGVDLDLEPGSRVALVGASGAGKTTLAKLVAGVHLPTAGTVRIGGATLEEQGPDVVRETVALITQEVHVFAGPLAEDLRLARPDATDAQLRAALDAVDALGWAEALPEGLDTVVGSGGQELTVVQAQQVALARLVLADRPVAVLDEATAEAGSAGSRVLERAAARALDGRTGLMVAHRLTQAATADRVVVLDAGRVVEQGTHAELVAAGGRYARLWAAWSDERDERP; this is encoded by the coding sequence ATGAGCCGGGACCTGCTCCCCGTCGCGACCGGCCCGCGGATCCGCGGCGCCCTCGCCGGGCTCCTGCGTCCGCACCGGGGCCGGGCCGCCGTGGCGGTGCTCGCGCTCGTCGCCGGGGCCGCGACCGGGCTGCTCACCGCCCCACTGCTGGGGCGGATCGTGGACATCGTCGCCACCCGGCAGGGAGCGTCCGCGGTCACGGCGCCGGTGCTGCTGCTCGTCGTGGTCGCCGTGGTGCAGGGGCTACTGGCGGTGCTCGGCGTGGCCCTGGTGGCCCGCGTCGGCGAGGGGATGCTCGCCGAGCTGCGCGAACGGTTCGTCGCCCGGGCCCTCGGGTTGCCGCTCGACCGCATCGAGAACGCCGGCGCCGGGGACCTGACCTCCCGGGTCACCGCGGACGTGGCGCTGGTCGGCGAGGCGGTGCGCGAGGCCGTCCCGGAGTTCGCCCGCGCCGCTCTGGTGATCGCCCTGACCCTCGTCGGGATGGCCGTCCTGGACTGGCGTTTCCTGCTCGCCGCCCTGCTCGCGGTGCCCGTCCAGGTGCTCACCGCGCGGTGGTACCTGCGGCGCTCCGGGCCGATCTACGCCGAGCAGCGCCGGGTCGGCGGCGCCCAGCAGCAGCAGCTCCTGGACACCGTCGGCGGGGCGGCGACCGTGCGCGCGTTCGGGCTCGCGGACGCCCACGCGGCCAAGGTCCGCTCCCGGTCCGAGGACGTCGTGCGGCTCGCGCTGGACGTCGTCCGGTTCCAGACCCGGTTCTTCGGCCGGCTGAACGGGGCCGAGTTCGTCGGGGTCGCGGCGGTGCTCGCCGTCGGGTTCTGGCTGGTCCGGAACGGGTCGGCGTCGATCGGCACGGCGAGTGCGGCGGCGCTGTACTTCATCAACCTGTTCGGGCCGATCAACCAGGTCCTCTTCCTGCTGGACACCGCCCAGTCCGCCACGGCGAGCCTGGCCCGCATCATCGGCGTCGCGGACCTGCCGCCGCAGGAACGCCCGGCCGCCCCGGCCCGGCCCGTGGACGCGGGGGTGAGCACCAAGGGCGTCGGGCACAGCTACGTCGAGGGCCATCCCGTGCTCGACGGCGTCGACCTCGATCTGGAGCCCGGCTCCCGGGTCGCACTGGTCGGCGCCAGCGGCGCGGGCAAGACGACGCTGGCGAAGCTGGTGGCCGGGGTGCACCTGCCGACGGCCGGGACCGTCCGGATCGGCGGCGCCACGCTCGAGGAGCAGGGCCCGGACGTGGTCCGCGAGACCGTCGCGTTGATCACCCAGGAGGTGCACGTCTTCGCCGGCCCGCTGGCCGAGGACCTGCGCCTGGCCCGCCCGGACGCGACGGACGCCCAGCTGCGGGCCGCGCTCGACGCCGTCGACGCGCTGGGCTGGGCCGAGGCCCTGCCGGAGGGGCTGGACACCGTGGTGGGCAGCGGCGGGCAGGAGCTGACGGTCGTGCAGGCCCAGCAGGTCGCCCTGGCCCGGCTGGTGCTCGCCGACCGGCCGGTCGCCGTGCTCGACGAGGCCACCGCCGAGGCCGGCAGCGCGGGATCGCGGGTGCTCGAACGCGCCGCGGCCCGCGCCCTCGACGGCCGGACCGGGCTGATGGTCGCCCACCGGCTGACCCAGGCGGCGACGGCGGACCGGGTCGTGGTGCTGGACGCGGGCCGGGTCGTCGAGCAGGGGACGCACGCCGAGCTCGTCGCCGCGGGCGGCCGGTACGCCCGGTTGTGGGCCGCCTGGTCGGACGAACGGGACGAAAGACCGTGA
- a CDS encoding ABC transporter substrate-binding protein: MARPSSPSARPRRAGFLRTLAAGALALVAVAGCGSSEQASTAAPQPGAPATAGAAAFPVTLKHQFGETTIPAQPQRVVTVGYNEGDFPLALGVVPLGEREFSGGFAWQDRPWAQAAKGGARPEVVGGDELQFEKIAALRPDLILGVYSFMDQATYDTLAKIAPTVGPPGDGTKAATWQEQTRITGQALGLTGKAEQVVSDTEKKLAQVKAAHPALDGKSLALDFDVEGVPYKLGTDDLRTQLFSGLGLKFGDTTETLTAETLQPLDQQALIVMGVTQQQLAGNQLFQSLNVVKNGKTLYLGDYTTPFAGALGYSSPLSLPYAADLVAPQLQTALAG, from the coding sequence ATGGCTCGCCCGAGCTCCCCATCCGCCCGCCCGAGACGGGCCGGGTTCCTGCGAACCCTCGCCGCGGGGGCGCTCGCCCTCGTGGCCGTCGCCGGGTGCGGCAGCAGCGAGCAGGCCTCCACGGCCGCTCCGCAGCCCGGGGCCCCGGCCACCGCGGGTGCGGCGGCGTTCCCCGTGACGCTGAAGCACCAGTTCGGCGAGACGACGATCCCGGCGCAGCCGCAGCGCGTCGTGACCGTCGGCTACAACGAGGGCGACTTCCCGCTGGCCCTCGGCGTCGTCCCGCTCGGCGAGCGCGAGTTCTCCGGCGGCTTCGCCTGGCAGGACCGGCCGTGGGCGCAGGCCGCCAAGGGCGGCGCGCGGCCGGAGGTCGTCGGCGGCGACGAGCTCCAGTTCGAGAAGATCGCGGCGCTGCGGCCGGACCTGATCCTCGGCGTGTACTCGTTCATGGACCAGGCCACCTACGACACCCTGGCCAAGATCGCGCCGACGGTCGGCCCGCCCGGTGACGGCACGAAGGCCGCCACGTGGCAGGAGCAGACCCGGATCACGGGGCAGGCGCTCGGGCTGACCGGTAAGGCCGAGCAGGTCGTGTCGGACACCGAGAAGAAGCTGGCGCAGGTCAAGGCCGCCCACCCGGCGCTGGACGGCAAGAGCCTGGCGCTGGACTTCGACGTCGAGGGCGTCCCGTACAAGCTCGGCACCGACGACCTGCGGACCCAGCTGTTCTCGGGCCTCGGCCTGAAGTTCGGGGACACCACCGAGACGCTGACCGCGGAGACCCTGCAGCCACTGGACCAGCAGGCCCTGATCGTCATGGGCGTGACGCAGCAGCAGCTCGCCGGGAACCAGCTCTTCCAGAGCCTGAACGTGGTGAAGAACGGCAAGACGCTCTACCTGGGCGACTACACGACCCCGTTCGCCGGAGCGCTCGGCTACAGCAGCCCGCTGAGCCTGCCCTACGCCGCGGACCTCGTCGCCCCGCAGCTGCAGACGGCCCTCGCCGGCTGA
- a CDS encoding condensation domain-containing protein: MDDVVARHEPLRTVFSPEGRRHVRSCGPGLARSDRPLAELAREPFDLTTEPPFRAILAGGELLLVLHYLGVDEWSVVPLLRDLATAYEARRDGRAPDRAPLPVRYSDYARWAGALGGDPADPESRHARALAFWREALDGVPAPDPGGDETAATVAFELDAELRAGVDALARRTRTSMFMVLQAALATVLARRGAGPVVPVGSFAAGRTEASLVDVVGCVANVLVLPVQVEGDGFEALLGRVRTANLAALDHQETGFADVADATGLRRPPVLLVHHEQADLGAERSVLGALDAVDVGGSTADLTVGFFETPGGAAVPVELTHRLAAYDRETAAALAQELVALLRSVTG; encoded by the coding sequence GTGGACGACGTCGTCGCCCGGCACGAGCCGCTGCGCACGGTGTTCTCCCCGGAGGGACGGCGCCACGTGCGGAGCTGCGGGCCCGGCCTCGCCCGCTCGGACCGCCCGCTCGCGGAGTTGGCCCGGGAGCCGTTTGACCTCACCACCGAGCCGCCGTTCCGGGCGATCCTCGCCGGCGGTGAGTTGCTCCTCGTCCTGCACTACCTGGGCGTCGACGAGTGGTCCGTCGTCCCGTTGCTACGGGACCTCGCGACCGCGTACGAGGCCCGGCGGGACGGACGGGCGCCGGACCGGGCGCCGCTGCCCGTCCGGTACTCGGACTACGCCCGCTGGGCCGGAGCCCTCGGGGGCGACCCCGCGGACCCGGAGAGCCGGCACGCCCGGGCGCTCGCATTCTGGCGGGAGGCCCTCGACGGCGTCCCGGCGCCCGACCCGGGCGGGGACGAGACCGCGGCGACGGTCGCGTTCGAGCTGGACGCCGAGCTCCGCGCGGGGGTCGACGCGCTCGCCCGTAGGACCCGGACCAGCATGTTCATGGTCCTGCAGGCGGCACTGGCCACGGTCCTCGCCCGGCGCGGCGCGGGCCCGGTGGTGCCCGTCGGGTCGTTCGCGGCGGGCCGGACCGAGGCCTCGCTGGTCGACGTCGTCGGCTGCGTGGCGAACGTGCTGGTGCTCCCGGTGCAGGTGGAGGGCGACGGGTTCGAGGCGCTCCTCGGCCGGGTCCGCACCGCGAACCTCGCCGCCCTGGACCACCAGGAGACCGGGTTCGCCGATGTCGCGGACGCGACCGGGCTGCGCCGGCCGCCGGTGCTGCTCGTGCACCACGAGCAGGCGGACCTCGGGGCCGAACGGTCCGTGCTCGGCGCGCTCGACGCCGTCGACGTGGGCGGGTCCACCGCGGACCTGACCGTCGGGTTCTTCGAGACCCCCGGCGGCGCCGCGGTGCCGGTGGAGCTCACCCACCGGCTCGCCGCGTACGACCGGGAGACGGCGGCGGCGCTGGCGCAGGAACTCGTCGCGCTGCTGCGGTCGGTCACGGGCTGA